Proteins found in one Tamandua tetradactyla isolate mTamTet1 chromosome 1, mTamTet1.pri, whole genome shotgun sequence genomic segment:
- the SLC52A3 gene encoding solute carrier family 52, riboflavin transporter, member 3: MAFLNHLLVCVFGMGSWVAINGLWVELPLLVMELPEGWYLPSYLTVVIQLANVGPLLVTLLHHFRARWLSDVPIIFTMLGIGTVSCALFAFLWNVTSWVLGGLHSIAFLVLTFFLALVDCTSSVTFLPFMSRLPAHYLTTFFVGEGLSGLLPSLVALAQGSGLTTCVNITKPAGTTSGPMTNRENRIPQGVNDTLATGLPGTAASTVHLESRYLPANFSPLVFFLLLSSMMSCCLAAFFFLQRQPRCPEASPGDLSNSQVTLHSFRPQDEKDLGSPGPADGTKDQEHLEGGLAPQPPAHLTVIYLLVAFVNALTNGVLPSVQTYSCLSYGPVAYHLSATLSAMANPLACFLSMFLPNRSLPFLGVLVVLGSGFGAYNMAMAVMSPCPLLQGHWGGETLIVTSWVLFTGCLSYVKVMLGVILRDQSRSALLWCGAAVQGGSLLGALLMFPLVNVWRFFSSADSCSLHCSA; encoded by the exons ATGGCCTTCCTGAATCACCTGCTGGTCTGTGTCTTCGGGATGGGTTCCTGGGTGGCCATCAATGGGCTCTGGGTGGAGCTGCCCCTGCTGGTGATGGAGCTGCCCGAAGGCTGGTACCTGCCCTCCTACCTCACAGTGGTCATCCAACTGGCCAACGTCGGCCCTCTCCTGGTCACCCTGCTCCATCACTTTCGAGCCAGGTGGCTTTCTGATGTGCCCATCATCTTCACCATGCTGGGTATAGGCACCGTCTCCTGTGCCCTCTTTGCCTTCCTGTGGAACGTGACCTCCTGGGTGCTGGGGGGACTCCACAGCATCGCCTTCCTGGTTCTCACCTTCTTCCTCGCCCTCGTGGACTGCACCTCTTCCGTCACCTTCCTGCCCTTCATGAGCCGGCTGCCTGCCCACTATCTCACCACCTTCTTCGTGGGCGAAGGACTCAGCGGCCTCCTGCCTAGCCTGGTGGCCCTTGCCCAGGGCTCAGGGCTTACTACCTGCGTCAACATCACTAAACCAGCAGGCACCACCTCAGGCCCAATGACCAACAGGGAGAACAGGATCCCCCAG GGAGTTAACGACACCCTTGCCACTGGCCTCCCTGGGACTGCAGCCTCCACGGTCCACCTGGAAAGCCGCTACCTGCCCGCCAACTTCTCGCCCTTggtcttcttcctcctcctctcctccatgATGTCCTGCTGCCTGGCggctttctttttcctccagCGCCAGCCCAGGTGCCCGGAAGCCTCCCCCGGGGACCTCTCCAACTCCCAGGTCACCCTCCACTCCTTCCGGCCGCAGGACGAGAAGGACCTGGGCTCCCCAGGCCCAGCGGACGGCACCAAGGACCAGGAGCATCTCGAGGGGGGCCTGGCCCCCCAACCCCCGGCTCACCTGACCGTCATCTACCTCTTGGTGGCATTTGTGAACGCACTCACCAACGGCGTGCTGCCCTCCGTGCAGACCTACTCCTGCCTGTCCTACGGCCCAGTCGCCTACCACCTGTCGGCCACCCTCAGCGCCATGGCCAACCCGCTCGCCTGCTTCCTCTCCATGTTCCTGCCCAACAG GTCTCTGCCATTCCTGGGGGTCCTCGTGGTGCTTGGGTCCGGATTTGGGGCCTACAATATGGCCATGGCTGTGATGagcccctgccccctcctgcAGGGCCACTGGGGCGGAGAGACCCTCATT GTGACCTCGTGGGTGCTATTCACCGGCTGTCTGAGCTATGTCAAGGTGATGCTGGGAGTGATCCTGCGTGACCAGAGCCGCAGCGCCCTCCTGTGGTGTGGGGCGGCAGTGCAGGGGGGCTCATTGCTCGGAGCACTTCTCATGTTCCCGCTGGTCAACGTGTGGAGGTTCTTCTCGTCCGCGGACTCGTGCAGCCTGCACTGCTCCGCCTAG